The Gilliamella apicola genome window below encodes:
- a CDS encoding 6-phospho-beta-glucosidase, translated as MNNKGLPKGFLWGGAVAAHQLEGAWQAGGKGPSVADVMTVGSPKSYRKITEGIIPGEYYPNHEAIDFYHHYKDDIKLFAEMGFKCFRTSIAWTRIFPKGDELEPNEEGLKFYDDLFDECLKYNIEPVVTLSHFELPYYLVTEYGGFRNRKLIDFFVRFAEVCFERYKNKVKYWMTFNEINNQANFNEDFAPFTNSGIYYKPGDNREEIMYQAAHYELVASAKAVQIGHAINPDLEIGCMIALVPIYPETCKPSDILMAQKVMERKYFFTDVHVHGEYPNYIKKYWQRKNIKLDITAQDLEVLTKGTVDYIGFSYYMSNVVRHNKGNDHYDYNEKTDLVGNQYVKKSDWGWQIDPEGLRYTLNWLTDTYRLPLFIVENGFGAYDKVEADGSVHDTYRIEYLREHIKQMKLAVEEDGVDLMGYTPWGCIDLVSAGTGEMEKRYGFIYVDKDNKGNGTLKRSRKDSFAWYKKVIESNGETL; from the coding sequence TTTACCAAAAGGTTTTTTATGGGGAGGAGCTGTTGCCGCTCATCAATTAGAAGGTGCTTGGCAGGCTGGAGGTAAGGGTCCTAGTGTTGCTGATGTGATGACTGTTGGATCGCCTAAAAGTTATCGAAAAATCACTGAAGGCATTATCCCAGGCGAGTATTATCCTAATCACGAAGCTATCGATTTTTATCATCATTACAAAGATGATATTAAACTTTTTGCTGAAATGGGTTTTAAATGTTTTCGGACCTCAATTGCTTGGACTCGTATTTTTCCGAAAGGTGACGAGCTTGAACCAAATGAAGAAGGTTTAAAGTTTTATGATGATCTGTTCGATGAATGTTTAAAATATAACATTGAGCCAGTTGTTACCCTTTCGCACTTTGAGTTACCTTATTATTTAGTCACCGAATATGGTGGTTTTCGTAATCGAAAATTAATCGATTTCTTTGTTCGATTTGCTGAGGTCTGTTTTGAACGCTATAAAAATAAAGTTAAATATTGGATGACTTTTAACGAAATCAATAACCAAGCTAATTTTAACGAAGATTTTGCTCCTTTCACTAACTCTGGAATTTATTATAAACCAGGTGATAATCGCGAAGAAATCATGTATCAAGCTGCACATTACGAATTAGTTGCTAGCGCTAAAGCGGTACAAATTGGTCATGCGATTAATCCTGATCTTGAAATCGGTTGTATGATTGCTTTAGTGCCAATTTATCCAGAAACATGCAAACCAAGCGATATCTTAATGGCTCAAAAAGTCATGGAACGTAAGTATTTCTTTACTGATGTCCATGTACATGGCGAATATCCAAATTACATTAAAAAATATTGGCAACGTAAAAATATTAAACTTGATATTACTGCACAAGATTTGGAAGTGTTAACGAAAGGAACGGTTGATTATATTGGATTTAGTTATTACATGTCGAATGTGGTTAGACATAATAAAGGTAATGATCACTATGATTATAATGAAAAAACCGATTTAGTCGGCAATCAATATGTCAAAAAATCCGATTGGGGTTGGCAGATAGATCCTGAAGGCTTACGTTACACATTAAATTGGTTAACTGATACCTATCGCTTACCACTATTCATTGTTGAAAATGGTTTTGGTGCTTACGATAAAGTTGAAGCGGATGGTAGTGTTCATGATACTTATCGAATTGAATATTTACGTGAGCATATAAAACAAATGAAGTTAGCCGTTGAAGAAGATGGCGTTGATTTGATGGGATATACCCCTTGGGGCTGTATTGATTTAGTTTCAGCTGGAACAGGTGAAATGGAAAAACGTTACGGTTTTATCTACGTTGATAAAGACAATAAAGGCAATGGTACTTTAAAACGTAGTAGAAAAGATTCATTTGCTTGGTATAAAAAAGTCATTGAGTCAAATGGTGAAACTTTATAA
- a CDS encoding PTS cellobiose transporter subunit IIB encodes MKKALIICAAGMSSSLMAKKVTEFFASKNKPIELDAVSATEGSNKIKNSDFSLFLISPQTMMMFDKLKALGDEVGKPVVSIPFQAYIPIQSGIEQLAKLVEDNIN; translated from the coding sequence ATGAAAAAAGCATTAATTATTTGTGCAGCAGGTATGTCATCATCACTTATGGCTAAAAAGGTAACAGAATTTTTTGCTAGCAAAAATAAACCTATTGAGCTTGATGCAGTATCAGCAACTGAAGGCAGTAATAAGATTAAAAATAGTGATTTTTCACTGTTTTTAATTAGCCCACAAACCATGATGATGTTTGATAAATTAAAAGCATTAGGTGATGAAGTTGGTAAGCCGGTAGTCAGTATTCCATTTCAAGCCTATATTCCTATTCAATCAGGTATAGAGCAGTTAGCTAAATTAGTTGAGGACAATATTAACTAA
- a CDS encoding BglG family transcription antiterminator: MIKHKQRELISLLVRSKNEYKSSQELATELSLSDRTVRTYLKDLKTLIERNGGNIVSKQGYGFQLEILDRTAFNLFLIEHHLLDKNIEQSQCREASERKHFILNLLLLESQKIDVEELSEQLFISSSQLNKDIAEIKSQLLAYELTLKKNRSLIFIDGDEKAKRHFIMSYFFHDDSINFLHHLSYFNQSCETISFDTLTIIILDECREANIKLSDVMIQNIVLHLSLSIKRLQSGLSIQNLDLPVSTNTTLEYQVANKIIARIESVIGFHFPKEEQMYLTLHLMSKSNLIQNVADDELTLSLTNLLLKIQQETGYPFWHDEQLKNGLIQHLKPMLVRLEQNIKLENPLIDEIKDQYLDVFVLVKHYLSQLPNLNKYKVNDDEWGYLALHFLASLEKLKNEQKAKVLIICATGVGSAQLLKSRVQSEFDERVKIVATRGYYEIEPEMINDIDFIISSVDLSSKVFKVPVFHVSVFFCEEDVQTIRRYLSHRQMPNLFHKDFLPVISEHKDQNHSNYIAQIFDDIAADYFYLCRQKATKQTVLDHLVDLLSVNEVKKFKQDIKKQMEKRMAIGEILFSPTIVVPHPAIPVGKMAKIAIAVIPDGLFWDEDYQNVKFVFMISPSIYQNSNLAMMTKAIVNLIDDLPTQQAMLEISDFNQFKSLFIQLIEKGA, encoded by the coding sequence ATGATAAAACATAAACAACGAGAACTCATTAGTTTACTTGTTCGTTCTAAAAATGAATATAAAAGTAGTCAAGAACTTGCTACCGAATTATCCTTATCTGATCGTACTGTACGTACTTATCTTAAAGACTTAAAAACTTTAATTGAGCGCAATGGCGGCAATATAGTAAGCAAGCAAGGTTATGGTTTCCAATTAGAAATTTTAGATAGAACCGCGTTTAATTTATTTTTAATTGAACACCATTTACTAGATAAAAATATTGAGCAATCTCAATGTCGTGAGGCCAGCGAGCGAAAACATTTTATCCTTAATTTGTTATTACTAGAGAGTCAAAAAATTGATGTTGAAGAGTTATCCGAACAGCTATTTATTAGTTCATCACAGCTAAATAAAGATATTGCTGAAATAAAATCTCAATTACTGGCTTATGAATTAACCCTAAAAAAAAATCGATCTCTAATTTTTATTGATGGTGATGAAAAAGCTAAACGCCATTTTATAATGAGTTACTTTTTTCATGATGATTCGATTAATTTTTTACACCATTTATCTTATTTTAATCAATCATGTGAAACCATTAGTTTTGATACGTTAACCATCATTATTTTAGATGAGTGTCGTGAAGCAAATATTAAATTATCAGATGTGATGATTCAAAATATTGTATTACATCTGTCACTAAGCATTAAGCGTTTACAGTCAGGGCTATCTATTCAAAATCTAGATCTACCCGTTTCAACCAACACAACGCTTGAATACCAAGTTGCCAACAAAATCATTGCTCGCATTGAATCTGTAATTGGTTTTCACTTTCCGAAAGAAGAGCAAATGTATCTAACTTTACATTTGATGAGTAAATCTAATTTAATTCAAAATGTTGCTGATGATGAACTCACCTTATCATTAACCAATTTACTTCTAAAAATTCAACAAGAGACTGGCTACCCTTTTTGGCATGATGAACAATTGAAAAATGGGTTAATTCAACACTTAAAACCCATGTTAGTACGTTTAGAACAGAATATAAAATTAGAAAATCCATTAATAGATGAAATTAAAGATCAATATTTAGATGTTTTTGTGCTAGTTAAACATTATTTAAGCCAATTGCCAAATTTAAATAAATATAAAGTCAATGATGATGAATGGGGATATTTAGCGCTGCATTTTTTAGCTTCACTTGAAAAGTTAAAAAACGAACAAAAAGCTAAAGTTTTGATCATTTGTGCAACAGGAGTAGGCAGTGCACAATTATTAAAAAGTCGGGTCCAGAGCGAATTTGATGAGCGTGTAAAAATAGTTGCAACCCGTGGTTACTATGAGATTGAGCCCGAAATGATAAATGATATTGACTTTATTATTTCATCGGTTGATCTATCATCAAAAGTATTTAAAGTTCCTGTATTTCATGTATCGGTATTCTTTTGTGAAGAGGATGTTCAAACAATTCGTCGATATCTTTCTCATAGACAAATGCCCAATTTATTTCATAAAGATTTCTTACCAGTAATATCAGAACACAAGGACCAAAATCATTCGAATTATATTGCTCAGATATTTGATGATATTGCAGCAGATTATTTTTATTTGTGTCGTCAAAAGGCAACTAAACAAACAGTATTAGATCATTTAGTTGATCTATTATCAGTTAATGAAGTTAAAAAATTCAAACAAGATATAAAAAAGCAAATGGAAAAACGTATGGCTATAGGTGAAATACTCTTTAGTCCAACAATTGTAGTTCCTCATCCAGCTATACCCGTTGGCAAGATGGCGAAAATTGCCATAGCAGTAATTCCCGATGGTTTGTTTTGGGATGAAGATTACCAAAACGTTAAATTTGTTTTTATGATTTCGCCATCAATTTATCAAAACTCAAACTTAGCTATGATGACAAAAGCAATTGTCAACTTAATTGATGATTTGCCCACACAACAAGCAATGTTAGAAATTTCAGATTTTAATCAATTTAAATCACTTTTTATCCAACTAATTGAAAAAGGAGCGTAG
- a CDS encoding PTS cellobiose transporter subunit IIA, with translation MNDQMSSEEIQITAFNIILHSGNAKTKIHSAFELMRKGEFDKANQLLDEANDDILEAHESQTGLLQSYANGTKIEMEIIMVHAQDHLMTTMTLREIAIEMSHLYQQTYKLSS, from the coding sequence ATGAATGACCAAATGAGCTCAGAGGAGATTCAAATTACAGCTTTCAATATTATTTTGCACAGTGGTAATGCTAAAACAAAAATCCATTCGGCTTTCGAATTGATGCGAAAGGGTGAGTTTGATAAAGCTAATCAGCTTTTAGATGAAGCGAATGATGATATTTTAGAAGCCCATGAGTCGCAAACAGGGCTACTTCAGTCTTATGCTAATGGGACTAAAATTGAGATGGAAATCATTATGGTTCATGCTCAAGATCATTTGATGACAACTATGACGCTTCGTGAAATTGCAATTGAGATGTCTCATCTTTATCAACAAACCTATAAGTTATCCAGTTAA